In Anseongella ginsenosidimutans, one genomic interval encodes:
- the fbp gene encoding class 1 fructose-bisphosphatase, with product MSKVTTLGQFIIERQADFPYAKGELSRLLRDIGIASKIVNREVNKAGLVDILGETGGTNVQGEKVKKLDIYANEQFISALKSGGECCMIASEENEELIYIDSEISSEAKYIVAIDPLDGSSNIDVNVSVGTIFSVYRRRSTDVPVSPDDVLQPGIRQVAAGYVIYGSSTMLVYTTGCGVNGFTLDPSIGEFCLSHPDLKMPESGTIYSVNEGYYVHFPEGVKKYIKYCQVEDAASNRPYTSRYVGSAVADIHRSLIKGGIFIYPSSAHVPSGKLRLLYEANPLSFIVEQAGGRASDGYGRIMELKATAIHQRTPVFIGSSAMVKKAEEFMLRYSPRNQLDESLSGLTAG from the coding sequence ATGTCAAAAGTTACCACATTAGGGCAGTTCATTATTGAACGCCAGGCCGATTTTCCCTATGCGAAGGGCGAGCTGTCAAGGTTGCTGCGGGATATCGGCATTGCTTCCAAGATCGTAAACAGAGAAGTCAATAAGGCCGGGCTTGTGGATATCCTGGGAGAGACCGGAGGTACCAACGTGCAGGGCGAAAAGGTAAAAAAACTGGATATTTATGCGAATGAACAGTTTATTTCGGCCCTTAAAAGCGGCGGAGAATGCTGCATGATCGCTTCCGAAGAGAATGAAGAACTCATCTATATTGATTCGGAAATTTCCAGCGAAGCGAAATACATTGTGGCCATTGATCCGCTGGACGGTTCCTCCAATATTGATGTGAACGTCTCAGTAGGCACTATCTTCTCTGTGTACCGGCGCCGGTCAACCGATGTTCCGGTCAGCCCGGACGATGTGCTGCAGCCCGGCATCCGGCAGGTTGCGGCCGGTTATGTAATTTACGGATCTTCTACCATGTTGGTTTATACGACAGGCTGCGGCGTAAACGGCTTTACGCTTGATCCTTCCATCGGGGAGTTTTGCCTTTCCCATCCCGATCTGAAGATGCCGGAATCGGGAACCATTTACTCGGTGAACGAAGGTTATTATGTGCATTTCCCGGAAGGAGTAAAGAAATATATTAAATATTGCCAGGTGGAAGATGCTGCCAGTAACCGGCCCTATACCTCGCGCTACGTGGGTTCCGCGGTAGCAGATATTCACAGGAGCCTGATCAAAGGCGGCATTTTTATTTATCCCTCTTCCGCTCATGTTCCCAGCGGAAAACTCCGGCTGCTCTATGAAGCCAACCCGCTTTCCTTTATCGTGGAACAGGCCGGAGGCCGCGCTTCCGACGGTTACGGCCGTATCATGGAATTAAAGGCCACGGCTATTCATCAGCGGACGCCGGTATTTATCGGGTCTTCAGCAATGGTAAAAAAGGCGGAGGAATTTATGCTGCGGTATTCGCCTCGTAATCAATTGGACGAGTCTTTATCCGGTTTGACAGCAGGATAA
- a CDS encoding amidohydrolase yields the protein MANLRITLIQTSLHWENIPANLAMLDKKLKGLENTTDLVILPEMFSTGFSMRPEKLAEAPGGLTTQWMAEKARGLNAVITGSIIVRDQGRYFNRLIWMRPDGACETYDKKHLFGLGEETSYYTAGSKKLITGIKGWKVCPMICYDLRFPAWCRNTENYDLYINIANWPEKRAEHWKTLSRARAIENLCYVAALNRVGDDGNGFSHSGDSQVIDPAGNVLYQKAWEEDVSTIFLEREVVTKARRMFPFLRDMDPFELK from the coding sequence ATGGCCAATCTTCGCATTACGTTAATTCAGACTTCCCTGCACTGGGAAAACATCCCGGCCAACCTGGCTATGCTTGATAAAAAGCTAAAGGGCCTGGAAAATACGACGGACCTGGTGATCCTTCCTGAAATGTTCAGTACCGGCTTCAGCATGCGGCCGGAAAAACTGGCGGAAGCTCCCGGCGGGCTAACCACTCAGTGGATGGCCGAAAAAGCACGTGGCCTGAATGCGGTCATCACCGGCAGCATTATTGTCCGCGACCAGGGCCGGTATTTCAACCGACTGATCTGGATGCGGCCGGACGGCGCCTGTGAAACCTATGATAAAAAGCACCTGTTCGGCCTGGGAGAGGAAACTTCATACTATACGGCAGGGAGCAAAAAGCTGATCACCGGGATAAAGGGATGGAAGGTCTGCCCCATGATCTGCTATGATCTGCGATTCCCTGCCTGGTGCCGCAATACGGAGAACTATGATCTGTATATCAATATCGCCAACTGGCCTGAAAAGCGTGCTGAACATTGGAAAACGCTTTCGCGTGCGCGAGCCATCGAAAATCTTTGCTATGTGGCAGCCCTGAACCGGGTTGGCGATGACGGTAACGGCTTCTCCCATTCCGGCGACAGCCAGGTAATCGATCCTGCAGGAAATGTTCTTTACCAAAAAGCCTGGGAAGAAGATGTGTCCACTATTTTCCTTGAACGGGAAGTCGTCACCAAAGCAAGGCGGATGTTCCCCTTTCTCAGGGACATGGATCCCTTTGAGCTGAAGTGA
- a CDS encoding queuosine precursor transporter, with the protein MSIYTKEGRLFIVLGCFFVANAIVAEFIGIKIFTVEGTLGLPPLDMTIFGFENLSFNMSAGILNWPIVFIMTDIINEYYGKKGVKFLSFLAIFLIGYAFLVVGLAIWVKPADFWSENNGFDMNLAFNSVFGQSLWNIFGSITAFLIGQLVDVGIFHRIKKYTGERMLWLRATGSTVVSQMVDSFVVTFILFYWNPNFAWTFDRVLAIASVGYFYKFLIAVLITPVLYIVHRIIDAYLGKELSQKMVAEATEK; encoded by the coding sequence ATGTCAATATATACCAAAGAGGGGCGGCTGTTTATCGTCCTGGGATGCTTTTTTGTGGCCAATGCCATCGTGGCTGAATTTATCGGGATCAAAATATTTACGGTGGAGGGGACGCTGGGGCTGCCGCCCCTGGATATGACGATCTTCGGGTTTGAAAACCTTTCTTTCAATATGTCGGCGGGAATTCTGAACTGGCCCATCGTATTCATCATGACCGATATTATAAATGAGTATTACGGGAAGAAAGGGGTGAAGTTTTTATCGTTTCTGGCAATTTTCCTGATCGGGTATGCATTTTTGGTAGTGGGGCTGGCAATCTGGGTGAAGCCGGCGGATTTTTGGTCCGAAAATAACGGCTTCGATATGAATCTTGCGTTTAATAGTGTATTCGGGCAGAGCCTCTGGAATATTTTCGGCTCTATTACCGCTTTCCTGATAGGGCAGCTTGTGGATGTGGGTATTTTTCACCGTATCAAGAAATACACGGGAGAACGCATGCTTTGGCTGCGCGCTACGGGGTCTACGGTGGTGTCGCAGATGGTGGATTCTTTTGTTGTCACATTTATCCTTTTTTACTGGAACCCGAATTTCGCCTGGACCTTCGACCGGGTGCTGGCGATCGCTTCGGTAGGGTATTTTTATAAATTCCTGATCGCGGTGCTGATCACACCGGTTCTGTACATCGTACATCGCATTATTGATGCTTACCTGGGAAAGGAATTATCCCAGAAAATGGTGGCGGAAGCCACAGAGAAGTAG
- a CDS encoding WbqC family protein — MIQKTILPLCYLPPISWFSAYVKGQQGEILLEKQEHFPRQTYRNRCHIHSPNGLLALSIPVQKGAGDHTPIKDVRISPHHPWQKIHWRSLEAAYRSSAFFEFYEDELAPFYEGKFDFLIDFNEQLLELVLKWMKVSSSHDYTTSYLKEYPSSVFDYRDLIHPKKAPVSVPEPYYQVFSDRNGFLPDLSMIDLLFNYGNKTMAMILE; from the coding sequence ATGATACAAAAAACAATTCTCCCGCTATGTTACCTACCCCCAATAAGCTGGTTTTCGGCTTATGTCAAGGGACAGCAGGGAGAAATTCTCCTGGAAAAGCAGGAACATTTTCCCAGGCAAACCTACCGGAACCGTTGTCATATTCATTCGCCCAATGGCTTGCTTGCCCTGAGCATCCCTGTGCAAAAAGGAGCGGGGGATCATACCCCCATCAAAGATGTGCGTATCAGCCCTCATCATCCCTGGCAAAAAATACATTGGCGGTCACTGGAAGCAGCCTACAGAAGTTCTGCTTTTTTTGAATTTTATGAAGACGAACTGGCTCCATTTTACGAAGGGAAATTTGATTTCCTCATTGATTTTAACGAGCAGCTCCTGGAGCTGGTTTTGAAATGGATGAAAGTCAGTAGCTCGCATGATTATACCACGAGCTACCTTAAAGAATATCCTTCTTCCGTATTTGATTACCGGGATCTTATTCATCCGAAAAAGGCGCCGGTTTCTGTTCCGGAACCTTATTACCAGGTGTTTTCCGACAGAAATGGTTTTTTGCCCGACCTCAGCATGATTGACCTCCTGTTCAACTACGGAAATAAAACTATGGCCATGATCCTTGAATAA
- the bioB gene encoding biotin synthase BioB, producing MDEIRHDWSREEITAIYQTPLLELILQAADVHRRFHELGEVQISSLISVKTGGCPEDCAYCPQAARYHTDIHVHGMMKVDEVLEKARKAKAAGASRMCLGAAWREVRDNRDFDKVIDMVKAINQEQMEVCCTLGMLNEEQAQRLAEAGLYAYNHNLDTSEENYDKIITTRTYEDRLNTLEHVRKANITVCSGGIIGMGESDEDRIGMLHTLSNLPQHPQSVPVNALVPVKGTPMENQPRVPVQDMVRMVATARIIMPGSVVRLSAGRTEMGLSEQALCFLAGANSIFAGDKLLTTPNPEFNEDMQMFDILGLRPRKAFKERNESEEVSVLPQE from the coding sequence ATGGATGAAATCCGCCACGACTGGAGCAGGGAAGAAATTACGGCAATCTATCAAACCCCCTTACTGGAGCTGATCCTGCAGGCTGCCGACGTCCATCGCCGTTTTCATGAATTAGGCGAAGTCCAGATAAGCAGCCTTATTTCCGTTAAAACCGGCGGCTGCCCGGAAGATTGCGCTTATTGCCCGCAAGCGGCCCGTTATCATACCGATATTCATGTTCACGGCATGATGAAAGTAGATGAAGTGCTGGAAAAAGCCCGTAAGGCCAAAGCAGCCGGCGCTTCCCGCATGTGCCTGGGCGCCGCCTGGAGAGAGGTACGAGATAACCGTGATTTTGACAAGGTCATTGACATGGTCAAGGCCATTAACCAGGAGCAAATGGAAGTTTGCTGCACCCTGGGCATGCTCAATGAGGAGCAGGCGCAGCGCCTTGCCGAAGCAGGGCTATACGCGTACAACCATAACCTGGACACTTCCGAAGAAAACTACGATAAGATCATCACCACCCGCACGTACGAGGACCGCCTGAACACCCTGGAACATGTCCGGAAAGCCAATATCACCGTTTGCAGCGGCGGCATTATCGGAATGGGCGAATCAGACGAAGACCGGATTGGTATGCTGCATACCTTGTCGAACCTTCCGCAACACCCGCAGTCTGTTCCCGTGAACGCCCTGGTCCCCGTAAAAGGGACGCCGATGGAAAACCAGCCCCGGGTACCCGTGCAGGATATGGTCCGTATGGTAGCCACCGCCCGCATTATCATGCCCGGCTCTGTAGTCCGCCTTTCTGCCGGCCGCACCGAAATGGGTTTAAGCGAACAAGCCCTGTGCTTCCTCGCCGGAGCCAATTCCATTTTTGCCGGCGACAAGTTGCTGACCACCCCCAACCCTGAGTTCAACGAAGACATGCAAATGTTTGACATTCTTGGCCTTCGCCCCCGCAAAGCCTTCAAGGAACGAAATGAAAGTGAGGAAGTGAGCGTTCTGCCCCAGGAATAA
- a CDS encoding tRNA1(Val) (adenine(37)-N6)-methyltransferase yields MANSWFRFKQFIIEQDRCAMKVGTDGVLLGALAGTFSGEPGLSVAGGNILDIGTGTGLVALMLAQRSAAQIDAVEIEEAAAGQAAENVARSDWAERIQVIHADFRDFYRSCDKKYDLIASNPPYFRNSLKPVKEEKALARHGSNEFYRELVNGSMRLLQPWGRCCLILPAGAEKDLLLMAGEENLYLQQGLTIRSKPGEKAIRRLLTFGKTKTQPLEKELVIYEREGRYTQDFAALVKPYYLNL; encoded by the coding sequence ATGGCTAACTCCTGGTTCCGTTTCAAGCAGTTTATCATTGAGCAGGATCGTTGTGCCATGAAAGTAGGAACGGACGGAGTGTTGCTGGGCGCGCTCGCCGGAACATTTTCCGGGGAACCGGGCCTTTCCGTGGCCGGGGGCAATATCCTGGATATCGGGACGGGCACCGGGTTGGTCGCCCTCATGCTGGCGCAGAGAAGCGCCGCGCAAATAGATGCGGTAGAAATTGAAGAAGCGGCGGCGGGCCAGGCTGCGGAAAACGTTGCCCGCTCGGACTGGGCGGAACGCATCCAGGTAATTCACGCCGACTTTCGTGATTTTTACCGTTCCTGCGATAAGAAATATGATCTCATTGCCAGTAATCCTCCTTATTTTCGGAACTCGCTAAAACCGGTAAAGGAAGAAAAAGCCCTGGCGCGGCACGGCAGCAACGAATTTTACCGCGAACTGGTAAATGGAAGCATGCGGCTGCTCCAACCCTGGGGCAGGTGCTGCCTGATCCTTCCGGCCGGTGCGGAGAAAGACCTGCTGCTAATGGCCGGCGAAGAAAACCTGTATCTGCAGCAGGGACTGACCATTCGCTCGAAACCCGGCGAAAAGGCCATCAGGCGATTGCTTACCTTTGGGAAAACTAAGACGCAGCCGCTTGAAAAAGAGCTGGTTATTTATGAAAGGGAGGGGCGGTACACACAGGATTTTGCTGCATTGGTAAAACCTTATTATTTAAATCTATAA
- a CDS encoding RluA family pseudouridine synthase, whose amino-acid sequence MVNDQELSGQVNQELPGQEEDNDLYEHHRLTVDPGQSLLRIDKFLTLRLQNVSRNRIQNAADAGSILVNGKAVKQSYRVKPGDVISIVMAYPPRDTEVYPEDIPLDIVYEDDEVILVNKPAGMVVHPGYNNYHGTLVNGLLYHAGFRTDEDGSLPQLPGNEGRPGLVHRIDKDTSGLLLVARKELAMTFLAKQFFDHTIRRSYLALVWGDLEGEGTISGYIGRSVKDRKVMQVYDSEEKGKWSVTHYRVLERFHFATLIECRLETGRTHQIRAHMKYKGHPLFGDTAYGGSQILKGEGMAKFKSFVLNCFQIMPRQALHAQSLGFIHPATRKELFFQVEPPADFFHVLDRWRKYAAAGRI is encoded by the coding sequence ATGGTAAATGATCAGGAACTGTCCGGGCAGGTTAACCAGGAGCTGCCTGGGCAGGAGGAGGATAATGACCTTTATGAGCATCATCGTTTGACGGTTGATCCGGGGCAGTCATTGCTGCGGATCGATAAATTCCTGACGCTGCGTTTACAAAATGTTTCGCGCAACCGCATACAGAATGCCGCCGACGCCGGCAGTATCCTGGTGAACGGTAAGGCGGTTAAACAGAGTTACCGGGTAAAGCCGGGAGATGTGATTTCCATCGTCATGGCTTACCCGCCCCGTGATACCGAAGTTTATCCCGAGGATATTCCGCTGGATATCGTGTATGAGGACGATGAAGTGATCCTGGTGAATAAACCGGCGGGCATGGTGGTGCATCCCGGCTATAATAATTACCACGGCACCCTGGTAAACGGCTTGTTGTACCATGCGGGATTCCGTACTGACGAAGACGGCAGCCTCCCGCAGCTTCCCGGAAACGAGGGCAGGCCCGGCCTTGTCCACCGGATTGATAAGGATACCTCGGGATTGTTGCTGGTGGCCAGGAAAGAACTGGCAATGACCTTTCTGGCGAAGCAATTCTTTGATCATACGATCCGGCGCAGTTACCTTGCCCTGGTCTGGGGCGACCTGGAAGGCGAAGGAACGATTTCAGGTTATATCGGCAGGTCTGTGAAGGACCGTAAGGTGATGCAGGTCTACGATTCGGAAGAAAAAGGGAAATGGTCGGTAACCCATTACCGGGTACTGGAACGATTTCACTTTGCCACCCTGATAGAATGCCGGCTGGAAACGGGAAGAACCCACCAGATTCGCGCGCATATGAAATACAAAGGGCATCCTCTTTTTGGTGATACAGCGTACGGCGGCAGCCAGATCCTGAAGGGGGAGGGCATGGCTAAGTTTAAGTCTTTCGTGCTGAATTGTTTTCAGATAATGCCCCGGCAGGCGCTGCATGCGCAGAGCCTTGGTTTTATTCATCCGGCTACACGGAAAGAGTTGTTTTTCCAGGTGGAGCCGCCTGCGGATTTTTTCCATGTACTGGACCGCTGGCGTAAATATGCCGCCGCGGGCAGAATTTAA
- the lgt gene encoding prolipoprotein diacylglyceryl transferase, whose product MILNYVHWNPRPEIVDLGFIAPRWYGLLWATAFVAGYFVLQKIFKKEKISIEVLDSLTIYMIVSTIVGARLGHCLFYDWAYYSQHPLEILFIWQGGLASHGAAIGIITGLYLFCRKHQRKYLWVLDRIVIVVALGGGFIRLGNLLNSEIIGKPTDVPWAFVFERVDNIPRHPTPIYEALFCFLLFAFLFYYYKRNARRLKDGVIFAIFLIALFAFRFFVEFYKDVQVAFERNMELNMGQWLSIPFVAAGIILLSNRIKTRPIDYEANTAA is encoded by the coding sequence ATGATCCTTAATTACGTTCACTGGAATCCCCGTCCCGAAATTGTTGACCTGGGTTTCATCGCTCCCCGCTGGTACGGCCTTTTATGGGCTACAGCATTCGTGGCCGGATATTTCGTCCTTCAGAAGATCTTTAAGAAAGAAAAAATAAGCATTGAAGTCCTTGATTCGCTGACAATTTATATGATCGTATCCACGATTGTGGGCGCAAGGCTGGGTCATTGCCTTTTTTATGACTGGGCGTATTACAGCCAGCACCCGCTGGAGATCCTGTTCATCTGGCAGGGCGGCCTGGCCAGTCACGGGGCGGCCATTGGGATCATCACGGGCCTCTACCTGTTTTGCAGGAAGCACCAGCGAAAATATCTTTGGGTGCTGGACCGCATTGTCATTGTGGTAGCCCTTGGCGGAGGATTTATCCGCTTGGGGAACCTGCTCAATTCCGAGATCATCGGCAAACCCACCGATGTTCCCTGGGCCTTTGTGTTTGAACGCGTGGACAACATTCCCCGTCATCCGACACCGATATATGAGGCATTATTCTGCTTCCTGCTTTTCGCCTTCCTTTTTTACTATTATAAACGCAACGCCCGTCGCCTGAAAGACGGCGTTATCTTCGCCATTTTCCTGATCGCTTTATTTGCTTTCCGCTTTTTCGTAGAGTTTTATAAAGACGTACAGGTTGCTTTCGAGCGGAACATGGAACTGAACATGGGACAATGGCTTAGCATACCTTTCGTTGCCGCAGGCATTATCCTGCTGTCAAACCGGATAAAGACTCGTCCAATTGATTACGAGGCGAATACCGCAGCATAA
- a CDS encoding metallophosphoesterase family protein: protein MRIGLLSDTHSYLDPAIFTHFEACDEIWHAGDFGNIRLADELAAFKPLRGVFGNIDGADLRAAYPETAIFFCEELKVVMKHIGGYPGRYAPGVGLSLKEERPGLFISGHSHILKVIHDKQLGLLHINPGAAGKEGFHKVRTITRFSVSGTRIHDLEVIELLKT, encoded by the coding sequence ATGCGAATTGGCTTATTATCGGATACACACAGCTATTTAGACCCGGCTATTTTTACCCATTTTGAAGCATGTGATGAAATATGGCATGCGGGCGACTTCGGGAACATCCGCCTGGCCGATGAACTTGCAGCCTTCAAACCGCTGAGAGGAGTATTTGGAAATATCGATGGGGCGGACCTTCGCGCAGCTTATCCGGAAACAGCCATCTTTTTCTGTGAAGAGCTGAAAGTAGTGATGAAACATATCGGCGGGTACCCGGGAAGGTATGCGCCGGGAGTAGGATTGTCACTGAAGGAGGAACGGCCCGGTTTATTTATCTCCGGGCATTCGCATATTCTGAAAGTTATTCACGACAAGCAACTGGGGCTCCTTCATATAAATCCGGGGGCGGCAGGCAAGGAAGGCTTTCATAAAGTACGCACAATTACCCGTTTTTCTGTGAGCGGTACACGAATTCATGATCTGGAGGTAATTGAGTTGCTCAAGACATAA
- a CDS encoding lysophospholipid acyltransferase family protein, with protein MYHCGKNKRKKRMKRLSYYLAFPFLYGISLLPFPLFYLLSDFFCFLLYRVAGYRKKVVMENLRNSFPEKSEEERKRIAARFYRNLADIMLETVKMLTISPESLKKRFQMTNLEFAEKYYAQGRSIAIAVGHFGNWEWACLSQGMASSHPSIVIYKPLSNPWFDRLFFRMRSRTGAVLVSMKQTLRTLVSYRGQSYMAVFAADQTPVQQDAVYWTPFLNQDTAVFLGIEKIAKMNNSVVMFCDMKRVGRGRYTVTYKLLFEDPKATSEYEITKAHVTALEKCIRESPEDWLWSHRRWKVKRTS; from the coding sequence TTGTATCATTGCGGTAAAAATAAGAGAAAAAAGCGGATGAAGCGGCTTAGCTACTACCTTGCATTTCCATTTTTGTACGGCATCTCGCTGCTGCCTTTCCCCTTGTTTTACCTCCTTTCCGACTTTTTTTGTTTCCTGCTCTACAGGGTCGCCGGTTACCGCAAGAAGGTGGTGATGGAAAACCTCCGGAACTCCTTTCCCGAAAAGTCCGAAGAAGAAAGAAAACGAATTGCTGCCCGGTTTTACCGGAACCTGGCGGATATTATGCTGGAAACAGTAAAGATGCTGACCATTTCTCCCGAAAGTTTGAAGAAACGTTTTCAAATGACCAATTTGGAATTTGCTGAGAAATATTATGCACAGGGAAGATCAATTGCGATAGCGGTAGGCCATTTCGGAAACTGGGAATGGGCCTGCCTTAGCCAGGGAATGGCCTCTTCCCACCCTTCCATTGTTATTTACAAACCGCTCAGCAACCCCTGGTTTGACCGGCTTTTCTTCCGGATGCGCTCCAGGACAGGAGCGGTACTTGTGTCAATGAAACAAACTTTGCGAACGCTTGTAAGTTACCGGGGGCAGTCTTATATGGCCGTTTTTGCCGCTGACCAGACACCGGTTCAGCAGGACGCCGTTTACTGGACCCCTTTTTTGAACCAGGACACAGCCGTATTCCTGGGTATTGAGAAGATCGCTAAAATGAATAATAGCGTGGTGATGTTCTGTGATATGAAACGGGTTGGAAGAGGGCGGTATACGGTTACTTATAAATTGTTATTTGAAGATCCTAAGGCTACCAGCGAATACGAGATAACCAAAGCGCATGTAACTGCCCTTGAAAAATGCATACGGGAGAGCCCGGAAGACTGGCTGTGGTCGCACAGAAGATGGAAAGTCAAGCGGACGTCCTGA
- a CDS encoding aminotransferase class IV → MSSATFINYNGKIVNASEPLFTSGNRAFRYGDGLFETLRMIRGELPLLEMHARRLQAGMKILKFDNYQAMDAGQMESQISLLSKSNKIFSNARIRFSVYRDAGGLYTPVHNGFAFVVEMQRLEEQNYELNKKGLLIDIFPDIRTEFNLLSPFKTINSLPYVLSGVFKKEHKLDESVLLSAGGHISETTASNIFLIKNKTLFTPELSTGCIDGIMRRVVLKLAAEGGLQVQETLLPPDSLKAADEIFLTNTVRGIQWVVGYKEKRYFNRVSKSLNEALNEYMVRMWASSKL, encoded by the coding sequence ATGTCTTCAGCTACATTTATAAATTATAACGGAAAGATAGTAAATGCCTCTGAGCCTCTTTTTACCTCCGGAAACCGCGCGTTCCGGTACGGTGACGGGCTGTTTGAAACGTTGCGGATGATCCGGGGGGAATTACCCCTGCTCGAAATGCATGCCCGCCGCCTCCAGGCGGGAATGAAAATCCTGAAATTTGATAATTACCAGGCCATGGACGCCGGGCAAATGGAAAGCCAGATCAGCCTGCTGTCAAAAAGCAATAAAATATTTTCGAACGCGCGCATCCGTTTCAGTGTCTACCGGGATGCGGGCGGATTGTACACTCCTGTCCACAATGGGTTTGCTTTTGTGGTGGAAATGCAACGCTTAGAGGAACAAAATTACGAGCTGAACAAAAAAGGATTGCTCATTGATATTTTTCCCGACATCCGGACCGAGTTTAATTTGCTCTCCCCCTTTAAGACCATTAACAGCCTTCCCTATGTGTTGTCAGGCGTTTTTAAAAAGGAGCATAAACTGGATGAGAGCGTATTGTTAAGCGCCGGCGGCCATATCAGCGAAACAACTGCTTCCAATATTTTCCTGATCAAGAATAAGACGCTCTTTACGCCCGAACTAAGTACGGGATGCATTGACGGGATCATGCGCCGGGTAGTATTAAAACTTGCCGCAGAAGGCGGACTGCAGGTGCAGGAAACATTATTGCCGCCCGACAGCCTGAAGGCCGCCGATGAAATTTTTCTTACCAACACGGTAAGAGGAATTCAGTGGGTGGTGGGTTATAAGGAAAAGCGATATTTTAACCGGGTATCGAAATCCCTGAACGAGGCCCTGAATGAATACATGGTGCGCATGTGGGCCAGTTCGAAACTTTAA
- a CDS encoding cation:proton antiporter: MQTAIVIVTLGLIVFLSHYFKGIFSRYTIPDVLWLFLMGICLGPWWGIVEPEDFGKIGPVFTTIVLVFILFESGTDLQFDCLKKSLKGIAGITLLNFLGTVAILTPLAYYFIGLPLLQSVMLGAILGGTSSAVVTTLIRQFKVRQETSAILVMESALSDVLTLAIPIALMQAYQTNALNVGSITGKIIASFLFAIMAGCLGAFLWSILLHYIRNLQNSIFTTPAFVFVVFGIVEILGFSGAIAALAFGITLGNVKYLRPPIIKQYIEQEPIELNQTEKNFFSEIVFLLRTFFFIYIGLSIQLDDMNLVLYGLGFTLLLFLVRIPVVRLSVNTRKTPLLDISLMSTIIPKGLGCAVLATLPYQEGIPGGRTIMTLTFSIILFSTILTTIFVFLVTKTKMIAVYRLLLSWKKYHVSAHEEHEPMKKLHPREEISS; this comes from the coding sequence ATGCAAACAGCAATCGTGATCGTTACCCTGGGGCTGATCGTCTTCCTTTCCCATTATTTCAAGGGGATCTTTAGCCGCTACACCATACCGGATGTACTCTGGCTCTTCCTGATGGGGATATGCCTGGGCCCCTGGTGGGGCATTGTAGAGCCGGAGGATTTTGGTAAGATTGGGCCTGTTTTCACCACCATTGTGCTGGTCTTCATTCTTTTCGAAAGCGGCACCGACCTGCAGTTCGATTGTCTCAAAAAATCGCTCAAAGGCATCGCAGGCATTACTTTACTGAACTTTTTAGGGACCGTGGCCATCCTCACGCCCCTTGCCTACTATTTCATCGGCCTTCCGCTGCTGCAATCCGTTATGCTGGGCGCCATCCTGGGAGGAACATCATCCGCCGTCGTTACCACGCTGATCCGGCAATTCAAGGTGCGGCAGGAAACCTCCGCCATCCTGGTCATGGAAAGCGCATTGAGCGACGTACTCACTTTGGCTATCCCCATTGCCCTGATGCAGGCTTATCAAACCAATGCCCTGAATGTCGGTTCCATCACCGGAAAGATCATCGCCTCTTTTCTCTTTGCCATCATGGCCGGCTGCCTTGGCGCCTTTTTGTGGTCCATCCTGCTCCATTATATCCGGAACTTGCAAAACAGTATTTTTACGACCCCTGCTTTCGTTTTTGTCGTTTTCGGCATTGTGGAAATCCTCGGCTTCAGCGGCGCCATCGCAGCGCTGGCGTTCGGCATCACCCTGGGCAACGTCAAATACCTTCGCCCGCCAATTATAAAACAGTACATTGAACAGGAGCCTATTGAGCTGAACCAAACGGAGAAGAATTTTTTCAGCGAGATCGTGTTCCTGCTGCGCACCTTTTTCTTTATTTACATTGGTCTGTCCATACAGCTGGACGATATGAACCTGGTCTTGTACGGCCTCGGATTCACGCTGCTCCTCTTCCTGGTCCGCATTCCTGTTGTCAGGCTGTCTGTAAACACAAGGAAAACCCCCTTGCTTGATATTTCCCTCATGTCAACCATTATCCCAAAGGGCCTTGGCTGCGCCGTACTGGCCACGCTTCCCTACCAGGAAGGCATTCCCGGCGGACGCACCATTATGACCCTCACCTTCTCTATAATCCTCTTCTCCACGATCCTCACCACGATATTTGTATTCCTTGTAACAAAAACTAAGATGATCGCCGTGTACCGCCTGCTGCTTTCCTGGAAAAAATATCATGTCAGCGCCCACGAGGAACACGAGCCCATGAAAAAATTACATCCGAGAGAAGAAATAAGTTCCTAG